Proteins from one Malaya genurostris strain Urasoe2022 chromosome 2, Malgen_1.1, whole genome shotgun sequence genomic window:
- the LOC131428875 gene encoding uncharacterized protein LOC131428875 — protein MGKKLKPKIHVRDSIVDFLLRTEKFLHSSQALDEHQIQFRLEKLEAKWDEFKEVQCDIEASDDHEENVELHRQVRADFEEKYLEVRAGLFGKLPRQVPASTQNAFSGSEPASVHTYVRLPQINLPEFDGSYEKWLPFHDTFRALIDSSPDLSGIQKFHYLRASLKGDALKLVDSYTMSEVNYRVAWNGLVARFSNGYLLKKRHLNAMFEFPKMRKESSVGIHDVIDCFERNTKILDQLGEKTGGWGAMLTHLLVSKLDDGTQKRWEESASNENEPSFAMLVDFLKKQSRVLDAVSVDQRMASANSQTSSTVSKFRPSKVSVNSATGSKTPNCVSCGEQHSIAQCPKFNKLLLDQRLQFANSKRLCSNCLGRNHMARDCPSKFRCRTCSKRHHTLLHPGFPGSGSTTVSSSATQGLSSSTLSASDEASNSGSAISSSIQSVSTNLASGHPGTHVFLLTVILKIKDNWGRQHYARALLDSGSQANLISENLCQLLKLPRRSKRVEISGIGGSRKNTAHEVSAVLSSRVQNFSLPITFLVLGQVTDNQPSTSLPLANWKPPSGMELADPGFYVAGPIDLVLGSQHFYDFHLLHGGRMQVRKLDDHLPVFVNTVFGWVAAGESEWSPGKSSISCHVTVMEPLDKAIEKFWTIEEISENPLRSQEEKDCEEHFQSTITRDETGRYVARYPKRNGFHAKIGESKSTALRRYHQLEKRLEKDSSLREKYIEFLQEYLDLGHMHHIGSVDSTLDEELTAYYLPHHPVFKESSSTTKVRVVFDGSAKTTTNISLNDALLTGPVIQDELLSLMIRFRKHAVALIADVEKMYRQIRIHPEETCLQRIFWRFHSSEPIKVYELQTVTYGLAPSSFIATRVLKQLALDNGGKYKLAGPAVMKDFYMDDFLSGAESIAKAKQLRKETQSLMAEGGFELRKWSSNCSEVLADLPAQVLGERSILHFDSEARVKTLGVVWETDTDQLCIEVRTTEVDDHWTKRKIFSVIAQLYDPLGIVSPVISWAKIRMQHLWLVNVDWDEPVPQEIEAKWKEFHAQIPLLKQHKVPRYLFIQEYCTIQFHVFCDASEVGYGACMYARSINKAAQVRIQLIAAKSRVAPIKRLSLPRLELCAALLGARLYARVSVALGMEGIRCWFWSDSTVTLHWIAAPPNTWQTFVGNRTSEIQLLTHGHKWNHVKGTDNPADHVSRGMLPKDFIADTLWKCGPL, from the coding sequence ATGGGGAAGAAGCTGAAACCGAAGATCCACGTTCGCGATAGCATAGTAGACTTTCTACTGCGAACGGAAAAATTTCTACACAGTAGCCAGGCGCTCGACGAACACCAAATCCAGTTTCGTTTGGAGAAACTGGAGGCAAAATGGGACGAGTTTAAGGAAGTACAATGCGATATCGAGGCATCTGATGATCATGAAGAGAATGTGGAGCTTCATCGGCAAGTACGGGCGGATTTCGAAGAGAAATATTTAGAGGTAAGGGCAGGGTTGTTTGGAAAGCTACCACGGCAAGTACCGGCATCAACACAAAATGCATTTTCTGGATCTGAACCGGCTAGCGTACATACTTATGTAAGACTGCCGCAAATAAATTTACCGGAATTCGACGGTAGTTATGAAAAATGGTTGCCTTTTCATGACACATTTCGAGCCTTGATCGACTCTTCTCCAGATCTGAGTGGTATCCAAAAGTTTCACTATCTACGAGCGTCTTTAAAGGGTGATGCACTGAAGTTGGTCGATTCTTATACGATGAGCGAGGTAAATTACAGGGTTGCTTGGAATGGTTTGGTAGCACGTTTTTCCAATGGATATTTGCTAAAAAAGCGGCATTTAAACGCAATGTTCGAGTTCCCGAAAATGCGGAAGGAATCATCGGTGGGTATTCATGACGTCATCGATTGTTTTGAACGGAACACGAAGATTTTGGATCAGCTTGGGGAGAAGACAGGCGGTTGGGGAGCAATGCTTACGCATCTGCTGGTATCGAAATTGGATGATGGTACTCAAAAACGTTGGGAAGAAAGTGCTTCAAACGAAAACGAGCCCTCCTTTGCAATGTTGgtagattttctcaaaaaacaatcGCGGGTATTGGACGCAGTTTCAGTGGATCAACGAATGGCTTCAGCGAACAGTCAAACGTCTTCAACTGTGTCTAAGTTTCGTCCTTCGAAGGTTTCCGTCAACTCAGCAACCGGAAGTAAGACTCCAAATTGTGTCTCATGTGGTGAGCAGCATTCGATCGCACAATGTCCGAAGTTTAACAAGCTGTTGTTGGACCAAAGGCTACAGTTTGCAAACTCCAAGCGGCTCTGCAGCAACTGTTTAGGGCGAAATCATATGGCACGCGACTGTCCTTCGAAATTTCGTTGCAGGACTTGTTCAAAACGGCATCATACACTACTTCATCCTGGATTTCCCGGTTCTGGCTCTACTACTGTTTCGTCCTCGGCTACGCAGGGGCTGTCATCTTCCACCCTATCGGCGTCCGACGAGGCATCGAACTCCGGAAGTGCAATCTCAAGTTCGATCCAATCGGTCTCGACTAATCTGGCTTCAGGACACCCTGGAACACACGTTTTCTTGTTAACTGTAATACTCAAAATAAAGGACAACTGGGGTAGACAACATTACGCTAGAGCATTATTGGATTCTGGATCGCAAGCCAATCTGATATCGGAGAATCTATGTCAGTTGCTCAAGTTACCAAGACGAAGTAAAAGAGTAGAAATTAGCGGTATTGGAGGGTCTAGAAAAAATACAGCCCATGAGGTTTCTGCTGTACTCTCATCGCGGGTTCAAAACTTTTCGTTGCCAATAACATTTCTGGTTCTGGGGCAGGTCACGGACAACCAGCCATCTACCTCGCTTCCATTGGCAAATTGGAAGCCGCCAAGCGGCATGGAACTCGCTGATCCTGGATTTTACGTTGCAGGACCGATCGATTTGGTGCTCGGGTCTCAGCACTTCTACGACTTTCATCTTCTCCATGGTGGCCGGATGCAGGTTCGCAAACTTGATGATCACTTACCTGTGTTTGTCAATACGGTCTTCGGCTGGGTCGCTGCTGGAGAGTCGGAATGGTCGCCTGGTAAATCATCCATTAGCTGTCACGTCACGGTAATGGAACCGCTCGATAAGgctatcgagaagttttggacAATCGAGGAGATATCCGAGAATCCGTTACGATCGCAAGAAGAAAAGGATTGCGAAGAACACTTTCAAAGCACAATCACACGCGATGAAACGGGACGCTATGTAGCACGGTATCCAAAACGGAATGGCTTTCACGCGAAAATTGGGGAATCGAAGAGCACGGCGTTACGACGATACCATCAATTGGAGAAACGGTTGGAAAAGGATTCTAGCTTGCGCGAAAAATACATCGAATTCCTGCAGGAATATCTAGATTTGGGGCATATGCACCATATCGGTTCGGTAGATTCCACTTTGGACGAAGAATTGACAGCTTACTACTTACCTCATCATCCGGTGTTCAAGGAGTCTAGCTCAACGACGAAGGTGCGGGTAGTGTTCGACGGATCAGCGAAAACAACTACCAACATATCTCTTAACGATGCTTTACTCACAGGTCCTGTTATTCAAGACGAGTTGTTGAGCCTCATGATTCGTTTTCGTAAGCATGCTGTCGCGTTAATAGCGGACGTGGAAAAAATGTATAGACAAATACGCATTCACCCGGAAGAAACATGTCTTCAACGAATCTTTTGGCGCTTTCATTCCTCAGAACCAATAAAGGTGTACGAGCTTCAGACTGTTACTTACGGCTTAGCACCTTCTTCGTTCATCGCAACTCGCGTACTTAAACAGCTCGCACTGGATAATGGTGGCAAATACAAACTTGCTGGTCCAGCTGTAATGAAGGATTTTTATATGGATGATTTCCTTTCGGGAGCAGAGTCTATAGCAAAAGCAAAGCAGCTACGAAAAGAAACCCAATCTCTGATGGCGGAAGGCGGCTTTGAATTGCGAAAATGGAGCTCAAATTGTTCGGAAGTGTTGGCTGACTTACCTGCTCAAGTTCTTGGTGAGCGCTCCATATTGCACTTCGACTCGGAAGCAAGGGTAAAAACGCTCGGTGTGGTATGGGAGACGGATACGGACCAGTTGTGCATTGAGGTTCGAACAACGGAAGTAGACGATCATTGGACGAAGAGGAAAATATTTTCGGTCATTGCGCAACTGTACGACCCACTCGGAATAGTTTCTCCGGTTATATCTTGGGCGAAGATCAGAATGCAACACCTTTGGTTAGTTAACGTTGACTGGGACGAACCTGTCCCACAAGAAATCGAAGCTAAGTGGAAGGAATTTCATGCTCAAATCCCCCTATTGAAACAACACAAGGTCCCCCGGTATTTATTTATCCAGGAATATTGCACAATTCAATTTCATGTCTTTTGCGACGCTTCAGAAGTCGGCTATGGTGCGTGTATGTACGCCCGGTCGATCAACAAAGCTGCTCAGGTTCGAATCCAGCTCATAGCGGCCAAATCACGTGTAGCGCCAATCAAACGGCTTAGTTTACCTCGGTTGGAACTGTGCGCTGCTTTATTAGGGGCCAGGCTCTATGCACGTGTCTCGGTCGCGCTTGGAATGGAGGGAATTCGTTGTTGGTTCTGGTCGGACTCTACTGTCACGCTGCATTGGATTGCTGCTCCTCCAAATACTTGGCAAACGTTTGTGGGTAACCGTACATCAGAAATACAACTGCTGACACATGGACACAAGTGGAATCACGTAAAGGGAACGGATAACCCGGCGGATCATGTGTCGCGTGGTATGCTACCAAAAGACTTTATTGCCGATACGCTTTGGAAGTGTGGTCCATTGTGa